tacgtaaaagtggtccgatatggcccatttgcaataccatccgacctacatcaataacaagtacttgtgccaagtttcaattcgatatcttgtttcgtttggaagttagcgtgatttcaacagacggacggacatgcttagatcgactcaaaatttcaccacgacccagaatatatatatatatatatatatatatatatatatatatatatatatatatatatatatatatatatatatatatatatatatatatatatatatatatatatatatatatacaaatatatatatatatatatatatatatatatatatatatatatatatatatatatatatatatatatatatatatatatatatatatatatatatatatatacaaatatatatatatatatatatatatatatatatatatatatatatatatatatatatatatatatatatatatatatatatatatatacaaatatatatatatatatatatatatatatatatatatatatatatatatatatatatatatatatatatatatatatatatatatatatatatatatatatatatatatatatatatatatatatatatatatatatatatatatatatatatatatatatatatatatatatatatatatatatatatatatatatatatatatatatatatatatatatttggtaaTCTTGTTGTTATCCAATAAAAATCCCGCGGTTTTAGTTcttaatttcaattcaatttattaatCTAAGTTAACTAAATAATATAAAAGGAGTAGTGTGGTTATACGACTTGTTCACTCGAGTGACAAAAGTAGAAGAAGGAATCATTATAGTAgcaaaagtaaaaacagttataAAACGGGTTATTGATGATAAagataaaatagtaaaaatgagaTAAACTGATGACAGCTGGTTCGAAGTAGGCACAACAGGGTGCCACAGTACTCCCCTTCCAGATGAAAGCTACCGGAACCTTGCAGGAAAAGTGACACGTCTGCCACAACGAGTAGATTTCGTCGGTCCCATAAAGGAGCCTTTCGAAGAACCAGGTTGATTGTTTTCGGGGTTACTAGCTGGGTTGAGCGTTCCAGTGTATTGTTCTGACTCGTTAAGAGTTGAGTTAGAATCGGAATTCATGTTGTCATCGCTGGGGGTTTGCTCAATTTGAGGTGACACATCAGGCAGAATACGCACCGTTTCGAGGTCTGTGCAAAAAGCCGGTTTAAGACGGTCGATGCTAACGGACAATGGACGATCTCGTACTTTTacagtgaaaaacttgtttctttTTTGAATGACTGGAAATGGTCCATCGTATGGATGCGTGAGTGACGGGCGTATGGAATCGTTACGGATGAAAACGTGGGACGCTGCATGTAGGGATTTGCTTATAAAAGTGTTGGCTTCGCTGTGGTTGCTGGTGTCGGTCGGTCGTAAACGTTGCATTGCCATTCGAAATTGCGACACACTCTCGGATGTGGCTTCTGACTTTTTTGTTGATTCGAAAAACTCGCCGGGTATACGTAAGGTTGTTCCATAAACGAGTTCAGCTGGTGACGAATTTACGTCAGGTTTAAAAACTACTCTGAGGCCAAGCAAAATCGATGGTAGGTGATGTACCCATTTCGTAATATCGTGACACAATATCGCAGACTTGAAAACGCGGTGCCACCTTTCAACAATACCATTCGACTGGGGATGGTATGGAGTCGTTCGATGGTGTGTCGCTCAAATCGTCGATACGAGCTCAGCAAACACGGCTGACTCGAACTGTCTGCCACGGTCAGACGTTATTTTAGCTGGAACACCAAACCTAGCTATCCAATGGAACAAAATCGCCTTAGCTACCGTCTCTGCAGCCATGTCAGGAATCGGGACAGCCTCTGGCCAACGAGTATACCTGTCGATTATTGTAAGGCAGTATCTTTGGCCCTCACATAAAGGAAAGGGACCAACTATATCAATATTTATGTGCGAAAATCTTTCTTTCGGGGGCTCGTAAGACCCCAAAGGTGATCGTGTGTGacgttggacttttgcacgctgacaggaaacacaattttgaacgaagtttgCTGTGTCCTTTCTGATCGACGGCCAAACAAAACGTTTTGTAACTAATTTGATTGTAGCACGTACTCCAGGATGGGCCAAATCATGAACGATTCCCAGCAACTGTTTTCGAAATTCCCTGGGTATGAAAGGACGAACGGTACTTGTGGACGTGTCGCAAAGCAATTCAAGATCacatcctgaaatttgaaaagattttagTACAAGTGAATTAGTTATAATACCTGATTTTAATTGTTGGAGCTCGACATCAACTTGTTGGGCTTGAGCAATTTTTTGGTAGTCGACTGCTAGATTTGCGGCTGCAATTCTAGAGAGGAAATCAGCAGTCACGTTTTCAGCGCCAGGAGTGTATCTTATGTCCGTTGTGAACTGCCCAATGAAATCTAATTGGCGGGCCCTCCTTGGAGATGCTTTCTCCGATTTCTGACGAAAAGCGAACGTTAACGGCCGATGATCCGTGACGACGTAGCATCTTCTCCCCTCAAGCAAATACTGGAAGTGATAAACACCCTGGTAAATGGCTGTTAACTCACGGTCGTAGGTACTGTAGTTTCGCTGTgtgtttgtaaattttttggaataaaatccAAGTGGTTGCAAGGCTCCATCTACACACTGATGCAGGGCGGCTCCGACAGCAATATCTGATGCATCGACATACAGAGCTAAATCCGCGTCTTTGGCTGGGTGGGCCAATGCCACAGCATTTATTAATTCTGACTTACACTGTTCGAAACAAGCCTCAGTTTCAGCTGTCCACAAAATCGGTGTTGTATCGTTTTTGGAATTTCCTTTTATGAGATTCTGGAGCCTCGATTGATTTTCAACGGCGTGTGgcaagaattttctgtagaaatttattatgccaataaatattttcaattcttTAGCCAATTGAGGTTTGGGAAAATTACGAATCACGGAAACTTTTTCCGGAAGTGGCCGAATTCCGTCTGCCGTAACAAGATGTCCCAGGAAAGTTATTTCCGATCTCCCAAATTCACACTTAGCACGGTTTATCGCCAGATTATTTTCTCGTAAACGCCGGAAAACTTTCCTAAGGTCGCTTTTATGCTGCTCGACACTATGGGACGCTATGAAAATATCATCGATGTACGGGAAAGCGCAGTCAATGCCACGCAGAACTTCGTTTATCAGCCGCTGGAATGTCTGCGCGGCATTGCGTAACCCAAACGTCATATATTTAAACTCATAGAGCCCAAAAGGTGTTGTTATGGCAGTTTTGCTGACGTCATCTGGGTGTATCGGGACTTGATGGTAAGCTCTTTGAAGGTCAATTTTTGAAAAGATCCTCTTACCCTTGATATTGCTGGTAAAATCTGTAAGGTATGGCAGCGGGTATCGGTCTGGTATGGTCTGTGCGTTTAGGGCCCGGTAGTCCCCACATGGTCTCCACGTTCCATTACTTTTACGTACCATGTGCAGTGGACTCGACCAATTGCTGCTAGACGGCTGGCAAATACCTGATTTAATTAAGAAGTCAAATTCAACTCGCGCCGCCGCCAGCTTCTCAGGCGACAAACGTCGCGGCCGGGAGAAAACTGGTTGCCCCGTCGTGTCAATTCGATGGAAAGTTGATGATTTTGTTACCGTGCCAGGTGCTGCCAATTTGGTTATGTCGACAAACTCGTTGACTATGTCGTCGAATGGGTTGTACGAGTGAACCTCAGCGGCATAAATCTTCTCCTGCGTCGTCGGTCGCAGCATTAAGCTCTGACGTTCTGTGGATTAGACGGTTTCGCGGTAGATCGATCAAAAGGTCGAAATGTCGGATAAAGTCAGCACCAATGATTGGACTAGACACATCGGCAACCACAAAAGACCAATCAAAAACGTATTTGAGTCCTAAATCGACCTTTATGCGCCTttctccaaacactttaattggggatctatttgcgGCATACAGTTGAGTCACAGTTGGCTTCATGGTGTCGTTCTTTGCAGTGAGAGGAAGGACAGACACGTCCGCACCTGTATcaactaaaaacattttatttgaaacacgATCTCTCACCTGCAAGCGAAATATTTTGCGTTTCGTGCTCGAATCTTCGCTACAATTCGACACGCGCACCTGGCTTCATGCTGTTGAACCTTCTGCGCCATTCGATACAGCGTTTACCTTGCGATCCTTATGGCGACACGGGCTTCTACATCTACGAGCGCTGCGACCATGGCGTTGATGATACCAGCACTCAGCATCGGTTGGAGAATTTCGGATTTGTCGGGATTCGTTTCCTGAGGATTTGTATCGCGTACGGCTTTGAGCGGCACGGTTGCGGGAACGAGAGCGGGTAGTCAACTTTTCAAAACGCTTATTCAGGCTTGCTATCTCCGCCCGGATCTCCTCCATGGGATCATGACTACTGCTTGAAACAGCACGGATGTGACTGGTAGAAACTGCATCCACTATAGAATCAGCAATTTTCGTAAACTCTGACGCGGGGCCAGTGGATGCAGCTACTACGGGCTGAACTACGTCTGGCAATCGCTTAATCCAAAGACTTTTTAATGCGGCTTCGCCTAATGTCGTTCCGGCTacccttttcatttcgtgatatAGTTCAGATGGCTTACGATCACCCAGTGGCAACTCAGATAGGAGACGGTTTAACCTGCGCTGTTCGCTGTCGGCAAAATGCTCAATTATTTTGGACCGAATGTATTCGTATCTTTCCACTTGTGGCATGGCCGCAATTACATCTGTGAGCTGGGAAATTACACTGGGGTCCAATGCCGCCAAAACTGTCGCAGTCTTTTGCCGATCAGCAGAAATTCCCGAGGCGGTGAACCAAAAATCCATCGTGACGAACCAGGACTCTATGTTGGAACTGGACAAAACCGGCAATGGAAGACGTGCATAAACAACAGAAACGTTTGCAGTTTCCTGAGCACTTTGGTCTTCTCCCAATTTCTGGGCGTCACTCTCGTCGATCATTTTGAGGTTATGCAGCGCACCAATTAAAAACGTGGAAAGGCTTCAACTTGTACTTGATCGAATATATTTGATGCCGCTGTATGCCACACTTACCCAAGCgtggaattgaaataaaaaattacgattCAGAAACACTTTAAAAAATCTTCGCCGTACCACGGGATCACGTCGGGGTCACCACTTTGGTAATCTTGTTGTTATCCAATAAAAATCCCGCGGTTTTAGTTcttaatttcaattcaatttattaatCTAAGTTAACTAAATAATATAAAAGGAGTAGTGTGGTTATACGACTTGTTCACTCGAGTGACAAAAGTAGAAGAAGGAATCATTATAGTAgcaaaagtaaaaacagttataAAACGGGTTATTGATGATAAagataaaatagtaaaaatgagaTAAACTGATGACAGCTGGTTCGAAGTAGGCACAACAGGGtgccacatatatatatatatacaaacggaatgacaaagtggagggtataaaaaacaagtatatacagcaataaGCTCGGCCAAACCGAATCTCAAAACcactatgaatcaaatataatagttccctttgaaaatttcagggggtttgatgacagatattctcccaagcagatcagttcaaccagtacgctttccGAAGAtagaataaacaagtaaggaaagtctaaagtcgggcggggccgactatattataccctgcaccactttgtagatctaaattttcgataccatatcacatccgtcaaatgtgttgggggctatatataaagtttttcccaaatacatacatttaaatatcactcgatctggaagaatttgatagacttctacaaaatctatagactcaaaatataagtcggctaatgcactagggtggaacacaatgttagtaaaaaaatatgggaaacgtttaaatctgaagcaattttaaggaaacttcgaaaaagtttatttatgatttatcgctcgatatatgtgtattagaagtttaggaaaattagagtcatttttacaacttttcgactaagcagtggcggttttacaaggaaaatgttggtattttgaccatttttgtcgaaatcagaaaaacatatatatgggagctatatctaaatctgaaccgatttcaaccaaatttggcacgcatagctacaatgctaattctactctttgtgcaaaatttcaactaaatctgagcaaaaaattggcctctgtggtcatatgagtgtaaatcgggcgaaagctatatatgggagctatatctaaatctgaaccgatttcaaaaaaatttggcacgcatagctacaatgctaattatactccctgtggaaaatttcaacgaaatcggagcaaaaaattggcctctgtggtcatttgagtgtaaatcgggcgtaagctatatatgggagctatatctaaatctgaaccgatttcaaccaaatgtgacacgcatagctacaatgttaattctactccctgtgcaaaattttaactaaatcggagcaaaaaattggcctctgtgatcatatgagtgtaaatcgggcgaaagctatatatgggagctatatctaaatctgaaccgatttcaaccaaatttggcacgcatagctataatgctaactctactccctgtgcaaaatttcaactcaatcggagttaaaaattggcctctgtggtcatatgagtgtaaatcgggcgaaaggtatatatgggagatatatctaaatctgaaccgatttcaaccaaatttgacacgcatggctacaatgctaattctactccctgcgcaaaatttcaactaaatcggagttaaaaattggcctctgtggtcatatgagtgtaaatcgggcgaaagctatatatgggagctatatctaaatctgaaccgattttgctgatatttcgcaagtttttcgagactcataaaatatacggatgtacggaatttgaggaagatcggttgatatacacgccaattatgaccagatcggtgaaaaatatatatggcagctatatctaaatctgaactgattttttcaaaatcaatagggatcgtctttgagccgaaacaggaccctatatcaaattttaggacaatcggactaaaactgcgagctgtactttgcacacaaaaatacatcaacagacagacagacggacagacagacggacatcgctaaatcgactcagaatttaattctaagacgatcggtatactaaacggtgggtctcagacttttccttcttggcgttacatacaaatgcacaaacttattataccctgtaccacagtagtggtgaagggtataaaaagcccaaaagtaaaatcgggaggtcggtttattttCGGCGGACCTCAttatggtcgtaaaatacctctagatttccaatcgcaggcaaattagatggaaactatggtttttataagcccatgaccccaaatcgggaggtcggtttatatggggtctatatcagtATCAGACAAAAGACAAGTTTGTGCGATGTTTCgtagtgttacaaacggaatgacaaacttattatacccccatctccattctgtggtggtgggtataaaaaacgggaataacttatatacaaataaagcataaaactataataaattcatacgtcTCACAAACTaaatcattatttctttaaatttgtaaattttactacaaatgcgctccAATTTttgtccttcaaactacaaaattttcttgagcaagtgaaaaaaaattaattatctctcataaattttcttgaatttgtcgaaaaatatttacatatttttgtgaaGTTGGCATAACATATGCGtttataatacagtttagttaaaattttctaaaattatctaaattttcttaatttgtttaGTAAATGATTAGTCTCTAGAAAACGCTATAGaccacaaatattttaccaGGGAATAATAATAATCAGCTTTTGAGTAAATATCAATTTGCCAAACATTTAATATAAGTCTCTGTTTGGCACTggctttgtttgtttgttaccCTTGATATTAGTCAAATTGGATATATGGATTTAGGTCACTTTCATTTATTAGTGATAACAATTTTGTGAACTCTGATCAACAGGTATAAAATAACAATGTAATAAtcataaaagaagtttttatttaaaaacgacaacaacaacaacaacaacaacactgaataaatgtatacaaaaataaaagaaaacaaaattctaaaaataattgTCATCCCTACCCCCATATTTCATATGCAGGCAAATGATAAGTGTAATTATTCGTAAGTGATAATTTCACTTTATTAAAATGTAAGTCAATGTAATTTGAAATCAACAGTTTCAAGTGGAAAGGCAATAAGGcgtgttctcaaaaatttataacagagattaaaaaaaaaaacgaaaatttaatttctctaaaataaatttaattaataaaaacaaaataatcatAATGTTTAATACCCGCCAGTTTACTAGAGAAATTTCCAAAGATCGTATGATTCTTCCCTTAAAGGAATACTCAGCATCAGGGCAAAATAttcctttaaagaaaaattggcATGACTCATGGTGTACTTTACCCAAGGGTTTTGATAATGTCATCCCAGAAATATTGAATTATCCAGTTAAAAAGGATGATGTCTATATAGTGACCTACATCAAAAGTGGTACCACCTGGATGCAAGAAACTGCGTGGCTCTTGTTGAATAATTTGGATTTGGAGAAATGTAGAAATTTGCCACAAATGGAACGATCGCCATTTTTAGAGTAAGTAAAaaccaaatacaaaaaacatgtatatacactgaaaaaagcatactcCGTTCCAAAGATCTCATTGgagaatttaagacacaattctcttttaaacttgagttttgcgtacttgtttctagaaaacaaatttaaattttttcgtttttccggcgttttttcttcatataaaagttatttaaaaattgcgtTAACGACAAACTAAATGTCCACATTCAGACTTGACTTTAAGTATaaattatgctttgtttcaCGTAAAAAACTTCATTAgtgtaaagtgttgaaaaacatattaaaCGCTGTTTTGCTTTGTTGCCAagatacaacaagtatatacggccgtaattcggcaaggccgaatcttatgtatcctccaccatggattgcgtagaaacttctacgaaagactgtcatccacaatgagtttcgtctttgttttcagtgactcctcaactaaggtcttaacggcacatggaggcatctccctgtcatgtcccatatagaccgaagatacccaatatttgcatttggctatttctaaactggcaacgagtgtctgtattgcacaatgaaggaagcagaaacaagttaagctcgtttttagcaattatgcaGGCTCGAAATACATCATTGTTTgatccccggagtacttaattcacatattttgtttctataaacatatggttcttgaataagaactatgtctatgtcccctttcatcaggagaacttttaaagcagcacatgcagccttacaatgatgaagatttatctggaggatccgtaggactatcgagattttcaacaaccgttacatcagccgcttcaatcgagtcatcaagaatgtcctcttcagagatatcggtgactctcgcaataaccataggttaaaCTTtgttgagttctgaggcagtagaagcctcctcacgcatacggtatctatccatgtcttcaactttggtatctccctcgacttcgcaagaggatccgcttacttctgattcagacagaggcttgtccatttttgaatcctttagctgatcgtttttatacaccttcatttggatataatgaaagccataacatacacggccctgagactttgctagatgtggcaaagactaagtgttcaatataaacactgcatgccgtctaggtccatccacttcatccaaacggccaaccttccaatcagctgttggaagatctggattgcattgtttcagtctatttaaaatagattcagggtcagaagggtttgcaggtatccacgcatgtgctctaggtctagccggtatgtctttcttctcgactaactctagagcagctccttcccaaacttcaccaattagtatcagatcagctttaaaacattctatagacctctggtcctcaaatgcgactagcttaaatcgtccttgataccaaccagcctcttggtgtcgaggatttgGGCCGGGAaatttttccagcacctgtgagtagacgccagaaaaaacattctcaatttccccccatttttctttagaaccataccgtccaatgttcCTTTATTtacgatagccatcacaaggctgtctttagcaactgaggcaaacgatcgttgatcccttttggaggatggcagctcatcaggtgatcgttccctttttccagcctcaagtattccttgagcccattttaagaaatcgctttgtttagccgacaacgtgcttgggtcgactgatcctaattttttttgtgataaacaaagaatttctgcgttccttgaatctctttcgtgagggattacctccttttgatgccgtttccttggaaaaggttcgacttgtcaaattgtcgccacctgtcgacccgtctacaggtcgactaattgggcctaactcttgctcattgcccaaatttataattccagtcgatacccgtccactgggccctgaagttaacaacgcagtggatgtctttgaatttctctgcatggtggcctaatatcccaccacacttgaaattcgtagtaggtacttattacgatgattttatccgctattaaaaaaacacgtccgttccgttcggacTTATATCGATAGATagagaccactttttgcatagtttttagagaccatatactaacaccatgtaccaaatttcaacaggatcggatgaattttactcctccaagaggctccgcaatgcaaatctaggggtcggtttatgtgggggcaatACATGAAAGTGgtacgatatggcccatttgcaatatcttccgacctacatcaataacaactacttgtaccaagtttcaagtcaatagcttgtctagttcggaagttagcgtgatttcaacagacggacggacatgcttagattgactcagaatttcaccacgaccaagaatatatataatttatggggtcttagagcaatatttcgatgtgttacaaacggaatgacaaagttaatataccccatcatatggcagagggtataaaaaggccgactaaatacgtatataattaagtttaaagtttctatagaaataaaattttgacaaaattttctataaaaataaaattttggtagattatttttggctcgagtgccaaccatgattatgaaccgatatggaccaatttttgtgtgattggggatcggctatatataactatagaccgatatggaccaattgtggcatggttattagcggccatatactagcagcacgtaccaaatttcaaccagatcggatgaaatttgcttctcttagaggatccgcaaaccaaatcaggggatcggtttatatggaggctat
This is a stretch of genomic DNA from Haematobia irritans isolate KBUSLIRL chromosome 4, ASM5000362v1, whole genome shotgun sequence. It encodes these proteins:
- the LOC142235374 gene encoding uncharacterized protein LOC142235374, with the translated sequence MIDESDAQKLGEDQSAQETANVSVVYARLPLPVLSSSNIESWFVTMDFWFTASGISADRQKTATVLAALDPSVISQLTDVIAAMPQVERYEYIRSKIIEHFADSEQRRLNRLLSELPLGDRKPSELYHEMKRVAGTTLGEAALKSLWIKRLPDVVQPVVAASTGPASEFTKIADSIVDAVSTSHIRAVSSSSHDPMEEIRAEIASLNKRFEKLTTRSRSRNRAAQSRTRYKSSGNESRQIRNSPTDAECWYHQRHGRSARRCRSPCRHKDRKVNAVSNGAEGSTA